Proteins from a genomic interval of Cheilinus undulatus linkage group 15, ASM1832078v1, whole genome shotgun sequence:
- the casp10 gene encoding caspase-8 isoform X3, giving the protein MVFQKQLLDAGRALSRDEVKALAFLCSDLLGRNTSSVESATDLFTRLKDQDFLSDEQPHLLTELLLIIQRTRLIRELGLPDRTPTTRNLISPYRKLLYELSEDLTDENLKEIKFLLNGKLPRRKLEENVTTLEVFLEMEQMDLINNTDLKSLELLLQFCCPVLTEKINRFKEQQAVPHSGLIAQETGRPRSMTYPLEPNNNQSTMSSFTTSMDFTNVAHGGDNLEDLSHEMSGLSTRTGSCSSMTVRTDALAISQSELNVSSSEKQVAPTTNTNTEELGSYPMNAEKRGFCLIINNHDFSKSKQYLQRREGTMVDEERLIKVFEWLQFDTEIKRDCKREDMLSALHELSRRDHSNVDCLVCCILSHGELEDFLLAMSTVPSFVSFRERVNGTWFIQTLCQNLVQMVPRGADLVSILTKVNGDVSKKTDITGQKKQMPQPAFTLRKKVVFPKPSIPPPAL; this is encoded by the exons ATGGTCTTCCAGAAGCAGCTGTTAGACGCAGGGAGGGCCCTATCCAGGGATGAGGTGAAagctttagcatttctttgctCTGACCTTCTTGGTCGAAACACTTCGTCAGTGGAGTCAGCCACAGATCTCTTCACTCGCCTTAAGGACCAGGACTTCCTCTCTGATGAGCAACCACACCTGCTGACTGAGCTTCTCCTCATCATTCAACGCACACGACTGATCAGAGAACTCGGGCTCCCTGACCGAACTCCTACAACCAGAAACCTCATCTCTCCATACAG GAAGCTGCTCTACGAACTGTCAGAAGATCTAACTGACGAAAACTTGAAAGAAATTAAATTCTTGTTGAACGGGAAGCTGCCGCGTAGAAAACTGGAGGAAAATGTT ACTACACTGGAGGTCTTCTTGGAGATGGAGCAAATGGACCTGATAAACAACACTGACCTAAAGTCACTTGAGTTGTTACTTCAGTTCTGCTGTCCTGTTCTGACAGAAAAGATCAACAGGTTTAAAGAGCAGCAGG CAGTACCTCACAGTGGCCTTATAGCACAAGAGACAGGCCGTCCCAGATCCATGACCTACCCTCTGGAGCCAAACAACAATCAG TCCACCATGAGTTCTTTTACCACTTCCATGG attttacaaatgtggctcatGGTGGAGATAACTTGGAGGACCTGTCACATGAAATGAGTGGTTTGAGCACCAGAACAGGCAGCTGCTCTTCTATGACTG TGAGAACTGATGCCTTAGCAATATCACAGTCAGAGTTGAATGTGAGCTCCTCTGAAAAGCAGGTTGCTCCaactacaaacacaaacactgag GAATTGGGGTCATATCCCATGAATGCTGAAAAAAGAGGTTTCTGTCTGATCATAAACAACCACGACTTCAGCAAATCCAAACAGTATCTCCAGAGGCGAGAAGGGACCATGGTGGATGAAG AGCGTCTCATCAAAGTCTTTGAGTGGCTCCAGTTTGATACAGAGATTAAAAGGGACTGTAAGAGAGAGGACATGCTGTCTGCGCTTCATGAGCTCAGCAGAAGAGACCACAGCAATGTGGACTGTCTGGTGTGCTGCATCCTCAGCCATGGCGAGCTGGAAG ATTTCCTGCTGGCGATGTCCACCGTGCCTTCGTTTGTGTCTTTTAGAGAAAGGGTCAACGGAACGTGGTTCATTCAGACTTTGTGCCAAAACCTCGTCCAGATGGTGCCAAG ggGAGCTGACCTTGTGTCCATATTGACAAAAGTGAATGGAGATGTGAGCAAAAAGACTGACATCACGGGCCAGAAAAAACAGATGCCTCAACCAGCCTTCACACTCAGGAAGAAGGTAGTCTTTCCAAAACCCAGCATCCCTCCTCCAGCCCTCTGA
- the casp10 gene encoding caspase-8 isoform X1, with the protein MVFQKQLLDAGRALSRDEVKALAFLCSDLLGRNTSSVESATDLFTRLKDQDFLSDEQPHLLTELLLIIQRTRLIRELGLPDRTPTTRNLISPYRKLLYELSEDLTDENLKEIKFLLNGKLPRRKLEENVTTLEVFLEMEQMDLINNTDLKSLELLLQFCCPVLTEKINRFKEQQAVPHSGLIAQETGRPRSMTYPLEPNNNQSTMSSFTTSMDFTNVAHGGDNLEDLSHEMSGLSTRTGSCSSMTVRTDALAISQSELNVSSSEKQVAPTTNTNTEELGSYPMNAEKRGFCLIINNHDFSKSKQYLQRREGTMVDEERLIKVFEWLQFDTEIKRDCKREDMLSALHELSRRDHSNVDCLVCCILSHGELEGVFGVDGVTVSLKELREPFNGLMCPSLADKPKLFFIQACQGNDLQKPVDLESDGPSSRHVVSDAVKYSIPSDADFLLAMSTVPSFVSFRERVNGTWFIQTLCQNLVQMVPRGADLVSILTKVNGDVSKKTDITGQKKQMPQPAFTLRKKVVFPKPSIPPPAL; encoded by the exons ATGGTCTTCCAGAAGCAGCTGTTAGACGCAGGGAGGGCCCTATCCAGGGATGAGGTGAAagctttagcatttctttgctCTGACCTTCTTGGTCGAAACACTTCGTCAGTGGAGTCAGCCACAGATCTCTTCACTCGCCTTAAGGACCAGGACTTCCTCTCTGATGAGCAACCACACCTGCTGACTGAGCTTCTCCTCATCATTCAACGCACACGACTGATCAGAGAACTCGGGCTCCCTGACCGAACTCCTACAACCAGAAACCTCATCTCTCCATACAG GAAGCTGCTCTACGAACTGTCAGAAGATCTAACTGACGAAAACTTGAAAGAAATTAAATTCTTGTTGAACGGGAAGCTGCCGCGTAGAAAACTGGAGGAAAATGTT ACTACACTGGAGGTCTTCTTGGAGATGGAGCAAATGGACCTGATAAACAACACTGACCTAAAGTCACTTGAGTTGTTACTTCAGTTCTGCTGTCCTGTTCTGACAGAAAAGATCAACAGGTTTAAAGAGCAGCAGG CAGTACCTCACAGTGGCCTTATAGCACAAGAGACAGGCCGTCCCAGATCCATGACCTACCCTCTGGAGCCAAACAACAATCAG TCCACCATGAGTTCTTTTACCACTTCCATGG attttacaaatgtggctcatGGTGGAGATAACTTGGAGGACCTGTCACATGAAATGAGTGGTTTGAGCACCAGAACAGGCAGCTGCTCTTCTATGACTG TGAGAACTGATGCCTTAGCAATATCACAGTCAGAGTTGAATGTGAGCTCCTCTGAAAAGCAGGTTGCTCCaactacaaacacaaacactgag GAATTGGGGTCATATCCCATGAATGCTGAAAAAAGAGGTTTCTGTCTGATCATAAACAACCACGACTTCAGCAAATCCAAACAGTATCTCCAGAGGCGAGAAGGGACCATGGTGGATGAAG AGCGTCTCATCAAAGTCTTTGAGTGGCTCCAGTTTGATACAGAGATTAAAAGGGACTGTAAGAGAGAGGACATGCTGTCTGCGCTTCATGAGCTCAGCAGAAGAGACCACAGCAATGTGGACTGTCTGGTGTGCTGCATCCTCAGCCATGGCGAGCTGGAAGGTGTGTTCGGTGTGGATGGAGTCACTGTCAGCCTGAAGGAGCTGAGGGAGCCATTCAATGGGTTAATGTGTCCATCTCTAGCAGATAAAccaaagctgtttttcatccaGGCCTGCCAGGGCAACGACTTGCAGAAGCCTGTTGACCTTGAGTCTGATGGTCCCTCAAGCAGGCATGTTGTTAGTGATGCTGTCAAATACTCCATCCCATCTGATGCAGATTTCCTGCTGGCGATGTCCACCGTGCCTTCGTTTGTGTCTTTTAGAGAAAGGGTCAACGGAACGTGGTTCATTCAGACTTTGTGCCAAAACCTCGTCCAGATGGTGCCAAG ggGAGCTGACCTTGTGTCCATATTGACAAAAGTGAATGGAGATGTGAGCAAAAAGACTGACATCACGGGCCAGAAAAAACAGATGCCTCAACCAGCCTTCACACTCAGGAAGAAGGTAGTCTTTCCAAAACCCAGCATCCCTCCTCCAGCCCTCTGA
- the casp10 gene encoding caspase-8 isoform X2, which yields MVFQKQLLDAGRALSRDEVKALAFLCSDLLGRNTSSVESATDLFTRLKDQDFLSDEQPHLLTELLLIIQRTRLIRELGLPDRTPTTRNLISPYRKLLYELSEDLTDENLKEIKFLLNGKLPRRKLEENVTTLEVFLEMEQMDLINNTDLKSLELLLQFCCPVLTEKINRFKEQQVPHSGLIAQETGRPRSMTYPLEPNNNQSTMSSFTTSMDFTNVAHGGDNLEDLSHEMSGLSTRTGSCSSMTVRTDALAISQSELNVSSSEKQVAPTTNTNTEELGSYPMNAEKRGFCLIINNHDFSKSKQYLQRREGTMVDEERLIKVFEWLQFDTEIKRDCKREDMLSALHELSRRDHSNVDCLVCCILSHGELEGVFGVDGVTVSLKELREPFNGLMCPSLADKPKLFFIQACQGNDLQKPVDLESDGPSSRHVVSDAVKYSIPSDADFLLAMSTVPSFVSFRERVNGTWFIQTLCQNLVQMVPRGADLVSILTKVNGDVSKKTDITGQKKQMPQPAFTLRKKVVFPKPSIPPPAL from the exons ATGGTCTTCCAGAAGCAGCTGTTAGACGCAGGGAGGGCCCTATCCAGGGATGAGGTGAAagctttagcatttctttgctCTGACCTTCTTGGTCGAAACACTTCGTCAGTGGAGTCAGCCACAGATCTCTTCACTCGCCTTAAGGACCAGGACTTCCTCTCTGATGAGCAACCACACCTGCTGACTGAGCTTCTCCTCATCATTCAACGCACACGACTGATCAGAGAACTCGGGCTCCCTGACCGAACTCCTACAACCAGAAACCTCATCTCTCCATACAG GAAGCTGCTCTACGAACTGTCAGAAGATCTAACTGACGAAAACTTGAAAGAAATTAAATTCTTGTTGAACGGGAAGCTGCCGCGTAGAAAACTGGAGGAAAATGTT ACTACACTGGAGGTCTTCTTGGAGATGGAGCAAATGGACCTGATAAACAACACTGACCTAAAGTCACTTGAGTTGTTACTTCAGTTCTGCTGTCCTGTTCTGACAGAAAAGATCAACAGGTTTAAAGAGCAGCAGG TACCTCACAGTGGCCTTATAGCACAAGAGACAGGCCGTCCCAGATCCATGACCTACCCTCTGGAGCCAAACAACAATCAG TCCACCATGAGTTCTTTTACCACTTCCATGG attttacaaatgtggctcatGGTGGAGATAACTTGGAGGACCTGTCACATGAAATGAGTGGTTTGAGCACCAGAACAGGCAGCTGCTCTTCTATGACTG TGAGAACTGATGCCTTAGCAATATCACAGTCAGAGTTGAATGTGAGCTCCTCTGAAAAGCAGGTTGCTCCaactacaaacacaaacactgag GAATTGGGGTCATATCCCATGAATGCTGAAAAAAGAGGTTTCTGTCTGATCATAAACAACCACGACTTCAGCAAATCCAAACAGTATCTCCAGAGGCGAGAAGGGACCATGGTGGATGAAG AGCGTCTCATCAAAGTCTTTGAGTGGCTCCAGTTTGATACAGAGATTAAAAGGGACTGTAAGAGAGAGGACATGCTGTCTGCGCTTCATGAGCTCAGCAGAAGAGACCACAGCAATGTGGACTGTCTGGTGTGCTGCATCCTCAGCCATGGCGAGCTGGAAGGTGTGTTCGGTGTGGATGGAGTCACTGTCAGCCTGAAGGAGCTGAGGGAGCCATTCAATGGGTTAATGTGTCCATCTCTAGCAGATAAAccaaagctgtttttcatccaGGCCTGCCAGGGCAACGACTTGCAGAAGCCTGTTGACCTTGAGTCTGATGGTCCCTCAAGCAGGCATGTTGTTAGTGATGCTGTCAAATACTCCATCCCATCTGATGCAGATTTCCTGCTGGCGATGTCCACCGTGCCTTCGTTTGTGTCTTTTAGAGAAAGGGTCAACGGAACGTGGTTCATTCAGACTTTGTGCCAAAACCTCGTCCAGATGGTGCCAAG ggGAGCTGACCTTGTGTCCATATTGACAAAAGTGAATGGAGATGTGAGCAAAAAGACTGACATCACGGGCCAGAAAAAACAGATGCCTCAACCAGCCTTCACACTCAGGAAGAAGGTAGTCTTTCCAAAACCCAGCATCCCTCCTCCAGCCCTCTGA
- the prkra gene encoding interferon-inducible double-stranded RNA-dependent protein kinase activator A homolog, translated as MSKEEFQPAAVQPPSDTSMDKNEVQKTNPAKTPIQILHEYGTKSGNLPVYVMEKAEGEAHQPSFVFSVKIADVSCTGQGPSKKAAKHQAAEAALKILDIDAGAVNIPVKSESNGVAAETNNHPNSVGVLQELALQRGWRLPDYTVLKEAGPPHKREFTVTCRIESLTEKAVGNSKKSAKKAAAEKMVAKLQSLSGCSEITWTPKPNVRFENLRNSQAEKITLLRRNPLSIPNTDYIQMMLELSKEQGFEVTYFDIDELTVNGQYQCLAELSTSPVTVCHGTGISCSNAHNDAAHSALQYIKIMASIK; from the exons atGTCTAAAGAAGAATTTCAACCAGCAGCAGTACAGCCCCCCTCTGACACGAG CATGGATAAAAATGAAGTGCAGAAGACCAACCCTGCAAAGACGCCAATACAAATCCTGCATGAATATGGCACCAAAAGTGGGAACCTCCCTGTGTACGTGATGGAGAAGGCTGAAGGAGAGGCTCACCAGCCCAGCTTTGTCTTCAGCGTGAAAATCGCTGATGTCAGCTGCACAG GTCAGGGTCCAAGTAAAAAGGCTGCCAAACACCAGGCTGCCGAGGCTGCACTGAAGATCCTGGACATAGACGCTGGAGCAGT GAACATTCCTGTGAAGTCAGAGAGTAATGGAGtggcagcagaaacaaacaaccATCCTAACTCTGTTGGGGTTCTGCAG GAGTTAGCTTTGCAGAGAGGATGGCGTCTTCCTGATTACACAGTTTTAAAGGAGGCAGGCCCTCCACACAAGAGAGAATTCACAGTTACCTGTCGAATAGAGTCCCTGACAGAGAAAG CtgttggaaattcaaaaaagtcaGCAAAGAAGGCTGCTGCGGAGAAAATGGTGGCAAAGCTTCAAAGTCTGTCAGGCTGTTCTGAAATCACATGG ACTCCTAAACCTAATGTCCGATTTGAGAACTTGAGAAATTCACAAGCAGAGAAGATAACGTTGCTGAGGAGAAACCCGCTGAGCATTCCTAACACAGATTACATTCAGATGATGCTGGAGTTGTCCAAAGAGCAGGGCTTCGAGGTCACATACTTCGACATCG ATGAGCTGACGGTGAACGGCCAGTACCAGTGCTTGGCGGAGCTGTCCACCTCCCCGGTCACCGTGTGTCATGGCACAGGTATTTCCTGCAGCAATGCCCACAACGACGCAGCACACAGCGCACTCCAGTACATCAAGATCATGGCCTCCATCAAGTAA